A window of the Bdellovibrio sp. ZAP7 genome harbors these coding sequences:
- a CDS encoding heme A synthase gives MMTRTQYKKLAFGLLIYTILVILWGAWVRISHSGDGCGDTWPLCHGQLIPEAQRGKTWVEYGHRLMSGIYGFVVIYFFWMARKLYPVGHFARKAAVATLIFMVTEALLGAKLVLFKLVTTNDTPYRAFVMALHQVNSFMLTGAVALAYAAAALNDTTPTPLANYKKYKLLPWIIVALGTTGAWAALSNSLFPTDNIMEGLLADLSSDSHYLIRLRGLHPVLAVVGAGSLALFFWLKAQTTENVLLKKKSVQMSVILIVQILFGFSTLFLHAPTWMKITHLCLAQVIWVVLLQWVFFTRNPAPTTT, from the coding sequence ATGATGACACGAACTCAATACAAGAAACTTGCATTTGGGCTTTTGATTTACACGATTCTGGTGATTCTGTGGGGCGCTTGGGTGCGTATTTCTCACTCTGGCGACGGTTGTGGCGATACGTGGCCACTATGCCACGGCCAGTTGATTCCTGAAGCCCAACGCGGGAAAACCTGGGTCGAGTATGGTCATCGCCTGATGTCGGGTATTTATGGTTTTGTCGTGATTTACTTTTTCTGGATGGCGCGAAAACTTTATCCAGTCGGTCACTTTGCACGTAAAGCCGCCGTGGCAACGCTGATTTTCATGGTCACCGAAGCGCTCCTGGGAGCAAAGCTTGTTCTTTTTAAACTCGTGACAACGAACGATACACCTTATCGTGCCTTCGTGATGGCCCTGCATCAGGTGAATTCATTTATGTTAACGGGGGCTGTGGCTTTGGCTTATGCAGCAGCCGCTTTGAATGACACGACACCGACTCCCCTTGCGAACTACAAAAAGTATAAACTGCTTCCCTGGATTATCGTAGCTCTTGGTACGACCGGTGCCTGGGCGGCCCTTTCAAATTCCCTGTTCCCGACTGATAATATTATGGAAGGTTTGCTTGCGGATTTGTCTTCAGACTCTCACTATCTAATTCGCCTGCGCGGACTTCACCCGGTTCTTGCGGTTGTGGGGGCAGGAAGCCTGGCTTTGTTTTTCTGGCTTAAAGCGCAGACCACGGAAAACGTTCTGCTAAAGAAAAAATCTGTACAGATGAGTGTGATCTTGATTGTGCAAATTCTGTTTGGCTTCAGCACGCTCTTTTTACACGCGCCTACCTGGATGAAAATCACGCACCTTTGCTTGGCGCAGGTGATTTGGGTGGTTTTACTTCAATGGGTTTTCTTCACGCGCAATCCTGCGCCGACGACGACTTAA
- a CDS encoding cation diffusion facilitator family transporter — MSNQHHHHHHSHSSGHHHHHSHGAVIGRMRFAFILNLGFALVELVGGYLTNSVAIMSDALHDFGDALAMIIAIVMEKVSHKTSDQKFSYGYRRFSVLGAVITGMVLIIGSVFILIEAVPRLLNPQQVHADGMLILAVFGVAINGFAALRVSKGTSLNERMLMWHMIEDVLGWVLVLIGALVMKFWDVPQVDAGLAVTLSLWILFNVFKNLREAMKVFLMASPTGASVESVSDNIKMNPLVVDVHHAHLWSLDGENHVFTAHVVLKGDATPADMEAVKHQIKKQVKEFGIIEATIETELMGVSCVDPHHA; from the coding sequence ATGAGTAATCAACATCACCATCATCATCACAGTCATAGCTCAGGCCATCATCACCATCACAGCCATGGAGCTGTCATCGGACGTATGCGCTTTGCATTCATTCTCAACCTGGGGTTTGCCTTGGTGGAGTTGGTGGGTGGCTATTTGACGAACTCCGTTGCAATCATGAGTGATGCTCTTCATGACTTTGGGGATGCGTTGGCGATGATTATTGCTATTGTGATGGAGAAAGTTTCTCACAAAACCAGTGATCAGAAATTTTCCTATGGCTATCGTCGTTTTTCTGTTTTAGGCGCTGTTATTACGGGCATGGTGTTGATCATCGGCTCCGTTTTTATTTTGATTGAAGCGGTCCCTCGTCTTTTGAACCCGCAGCAGGTTCATGCTGATGGGATGTTGATTCTTGCGGTGTTCGGAGTGGCCATCAATGGTTTTGCGGCACTGCGAGTTTCCAAAGGCACTTCATTGAATGAACGCATGTTAATGTGGCACATGATCGAAGACGTTTTGGGTTGGGTTTTGGTTTTGATCGGCGCCTTGGTAATGAAGTTTTGGGATGTTCCTCAAGTGGATGCGGGACTTGCCGTGACATTGTCGCTGTGGATTTTATTTAACGTCTTTAAAAACCTGCGTGAAGCAATGAAGGTTTTCTTGATGGCTTCCCCAACGGGGGCCTCTGTTGAATCTGTCTCTGACAATATCAAAATGAACCCGCTTGTCGTGGATGTTCATCACGCGCATCTATGGTCTTTAGATGGAGAAAATCACGTTTTTACCGCTCACGTAGTTCTAAAAGGGGATGCAACTCCGGCCGATATGGAAGCTGTGAAACACCAGATTAAAAAACAAGTGAAAGAATTTGGGATCATAGAAGCGACTATTGAAACAGAACTTATGGGCGTTTCCTGTGTCGATCCTCATCACGCCTAG
- a CDS encoding PT domain-containing protein has product MSVKNKSGNAILQVLAAIVVMGISFYFLSAYVIAQRKQIVKTKNVVTLKFAVNSAMDYVVFGVRQKYCFDNGTILQNIDACNWKHAGNVERLVMSDEQLQSLREMVAAGANIGPHDADMSKLRLDKIDLMLNFPVSPAHPLFPIVDALKTVVNETNGQVIKVKGIHIVLNRPENSGYLPKAGREVYIMAEASLLDDGNEVIQVGRVPLSVRSQIAIYPREMGSFALVLPKDLHMDQSWNASTTNGDVILHKFNDRASLGTSTGLVFNSPVFVNGNIYLPNDTGDAGTSNYAAVTFADRVYMGNGWILKSDGNPYAPATLGGLPDRYWSDSRVFGGFLNGIENDGSSDAGLEVMSGQVSNLPAGDFDWNRICADYNKKTVDIGTMKVSKIKAKMVDDSTDGSTQKSKYKITLSNYNQYYPQKNPIPAPNVEKWKPGTASVTNINKYGDATTTGAVTSIILAYGIGSDYREVIFDMTKYGTAVLQPQVVNEDRRKNLEAALKEANDTINKSSDKTNALQSDLNKSNTDLAAANTDLAKKKDELNAELAKPVYASPSPSPTVSPSPTASPSASPTVSPSPTASPSVSPTVSPSVTPTASASVTPSPSATTSPSPSPSPTPTPTATVGDPSLYQNPDTIAKLNQEIDALNKKINDLQAHIADLKNVQIPANDKNNSEAKATVSSATAALADYQQMIDNPPKFTIEMDAMKTGSGREYLDRAYLSVNLTNAANLRDTDGNKITVFSVRFKAYDGTYWNSIPVAPDANSPTHLLGYLNYSIDSAGNITRPSGLSATANTSGTEEDESGNSTDIAQACEDFYDNMNSQSFGAANWGTSFAGGTRSSWNFAGVDSSVPKEKGHESEPILEERIFNSDSTEFLVNSIVGNCVIKAGTNFVTGFYTCDNLTIEGGRTKPLTIIGTFIIGKTLKINEQAIRIGIQWSSIYHPQSTRILRSRKILKPMTEPDNVAKCDNLPSPIWHPIPSIQETADRMACNVISLRAKADPFKWTAVDPDCGVDPAKQQTVPTCKRRIIRYFVVEQSREGLGM; this is encoded by the coding sequence ATGTCGGTGAAAAACAAGTCAGGGAACGCTATATTGCAGGTGCTTGCCGCGATCGTGGTTATGGGCATCAGTTTCTATTTCTTGTCGGCCTACGTAATCGCTCAACGAAAACAAATCGTAAAAACTAAAAATGTGGTGACGTTGAAATTCGCAGTGAATAGTGCGATGGACTACGTCGTATTCGGTGTTCGTCAAAAGTATTGCTTCGACAACGGAACGATTTTGCAAAACATCGATGCTTGTAATTGGAAGCACGCAGGGAATGTTGAACGCCTGGTTATGTCAGATGAGCAACTTCAATCTTTAAGAGAGATGGTCGCAGCCGGTGCCAATATCGGACCGCATGATGCCGATATGAGTAAGCTGCGCCTGGATAAGATTGACCTGATGTTAAACTTTCCGGTCTCTCCAGCACATCCCTTGTTTCCGATCGTGGATGCTTTAAAAACAGTTGTGAATGAAACAAACGGTCAAGTGATCAAGGTTAAAGGAATTCACATCGTACTTAATCGTCCTGAAAACAGTGGCTATTTACCCAAGGCAGGACGCGAAGTTTACATAATGGCCGAAGCTTCGTTATTAGATGATGGCAACGAAGTGATCCAAGTGGGACGCGTACCTTTAAGTGTTCGATCACAGATTGCGATTTATCCCCGGGAAATGGGTTCCTTCGCTTTGGTGCTGCCTAAGGATCTTCATATGGATCAGTCGTGGAATGCATCTACGACAAACGGCGACGTGATTCTTCACAAGTTTAATGACCGAGCCTCACTCGGTACAAGCACGGGGCTTGTCTTTAATAGTCCGGTGTTTGTGAACGGTAACATCTATTTACCGAATGACACCGGAGATGCAGGGACTTCGAACTATGCTGCGGTTACATTTGCAGACCGAGTTTATATGGGGAATGGGTGGATATTAAAGTCCGACGGAAATCCCTATGCTCCTGCGACCCTGGGTGGCTTGCCAGACCGGTATTGGTCGGACTCTCGCGTGTTTGGTGGTTTTTTAAATGGAATTGAAAATGACGGAAGTTCTGATGCCGGATTGGAAGTGATGTCTGGGCAAGTGAGTAATTTGCCCGCCGGCGATTTTGACTGGAATCGTATTTGTGCCGATTATAATAAAAAGACAGTCGACATTGGCACCATGAAAGTTTCTAAGATCAAAGCAAAAATGGTTGATGATTCAACTGACGGTTCCACGCAAAAATCCAAATATAAAATTACTTTGAGTAACTATAATCAGTACTATCCGCAAAAAAATCCGATTCCAGCTCCGAATGTTGAAAAGTGGAAGCCGGGGACAGCCTCTGTCACGAATATTAATAAGTATGGTGATGCAACGACCACGGGGGCAGTAACTTCCATCATTCTGGCCTACGGGATTGGATCAGACTATCGCGAAGTGATATTTGATATGACGAAATACGGGACAGCTGTTTTGCAGCCGCAGGTTGTAAATGAAGATCGTCGTAAAAATTTGGAAGCGGCTCTTAAAGAAGCTAACGATACGATCAATAAGTCCTCTGACAAAACGAATGCTCTGCAATCTGATTTAAATAAATCGAATACTGATTTAGCCGCTGCAAATACAGATTTAGCAAAAAAGAAAGATGAATTGAATGCAGAATTGGCAAAACCAGTTTACGCAAGCCCTTCTCCGAGTCCGACCGTAAGTCCAAGCCCCACGGCAAGTCCGAGTGCCAGCCCAACTGTGAGTCCTTCTCCGACGGCTTCACCATCTGTATCTCCGACCGTATCTCCTTCGGTAACTCCGACAGCGTCGGCCAGTGTGACTCCTTCACCATCAGCGACAACAAGTCCTTCTCCAAGTCCTTCTCCAACTCCAACTCCGACAGCAACCGTGGGAGATCCATCCCTGTATCAAAATCCTGATACGATAGCTAAGCTGAACCAGGAGATCGATGCTTTAAACAAAAAGATCAATGATCTGCAGGCGCATATTGCTGATTTAAAAAATGTTCAGATTCCAGCGAATGATAAAAACAATTCGGAAGCAAAGGCCACTGTGTCTTCAGCTACAGCGGCCCTGGCCGATTATCAGCAAATGATCGACAATCCTCCGAAATTTACGATTGAGATGGATGCGATGAAAACGGGAAGTGGTCGTGAATATCTGGACCGCGCCTATTTATCTGTGAACCTAACAAATGCAGCTAACTTACGCGACACTGATGGAAATAAGATCACCGTTTTTTCGGTCCGTTTTAAAGCCTATGATGGAACTTATTGGAATAGTATACCGGTTGCGCCCGATGCAAACAGCCCCACGCATTTGCTTGGTTATCTCAATTATTCTATTGATAGTGCTGGTAATATCACAAGACCTTCGGGGCTTTCTGCCACAGCTAACACCTCTGGCACAGAAGAAGATGAGTCCGGTAATTCAACCGACATTGCGCAAGCCTGTGAAGATTTTTACGACAACATGAACTCTCAATCCTTCGGAGCCGCAAACTGGGGAACAAGCTTTGCCGGAGGTACACGTTCTTCATGGAATTTTGCGGGTGTTGATAGTTCCGTTCCTAAAGAAAAGGGACACGAAAGTGAACCGATCTTGGAAGAAAGAATATTTAATTCAGACAGTACTGAATTCTTAGTGAATTCCATCGTTGGAAATTGTGTCATTAAAGCCGGTACAAACTTTGTCACGGGTTTTTATACTTGTGACAATTTGACTATCGAGGGTGGACGTACGAAGCCTCTGACAATCATTGGGACTTTTATCATTGGTAAGACTTTGAAAATCAATGAACAGGCCATTCGTATCGGAATTCAGTGGAGTAGCATTTATCATCCGCAATCTACGCGTATCTTGCGTTCACGAAAAATTTTGAAACCCATGACTGAGCCAGATAACGTCGCGAAGTGTGATAATTTACCATCTCCCATTTGGCATCCCATTCCTTCCATTCAAGAAACTGCAGATCGCATGGCTTGTAACGTGATCAGTCTGCGTGCGAAGGCGGATCCTTTCAAGTGGACGGCGGTGGATCCTGATTGTGGAGTGGATCCGGCAAAACAACAGACAGTTCCAACATGCAAACGTCGTATTATTCGTTATTTCGTGGTTGAGCAATCCAGAGAAGGGTTGGGAATGTAA
- a CDS encoding type II secretion system protein J, translating into MFRNQKGLTLVEMMLGIGLFAIVISIIVSVQVKMSQQQVEMIRKLDDSVDQHLAERILFKDLSGIDISYNNLIVKDDHGNNFYDFYPDITENILKVRADRELNLKLGGKDSFFVFSQNSAAGPLLTYDPMWAYDVGPEPADPNTPATLEFNGEKNRKWISNESNGGRPGFWKVGHLLFYDTPSRIRPSVGDVIDKTIPPRSSFYLGAVISGSDLLQNVSGEAAGLFNMTEPDSGDAIPSLDGFLRNVPSVGGGQTVVRVRAARLVKYYIEPDTKKNADLYKLAPANFFMAEYRDGQFEKPTLLADGVGRVLFRRDSVVKKMIYFKIEKAELK; encoded by the coding sequence ATGTTTAGAAATCAAAAAGGCTTAACTTTAGTGGAAATGATGCTCGGGATCGGTTTATTCGCGATCGTGATTTCTATTATTGTTTCAGTTCAGGTGAAAATGTCTCAACAACAGGTCGAGATGATTAGAAAACTGGATGATTCCGTTGATCAGCATTTGGCTGAAAGGATCCTATTCAAAGATTTAAGTGGCATCGATATTTCCTACAATAATCTTATCGTTAAAGACGACCATGGAAATAACTTTTATGATTTTTATCCCGATATCACAGAGAACATTTTAAAAGTTCGGGCCGATCGCGAATTGAATTTAAAGCTAGGTGGGAAGGATTCATTTTTCGTTTTCTCTCAAAATTCAGCGGCAGGCCCACTTTTAACCTATGACCCTATGTGGGCCTATGATGTCGGTCCAGAACCCGCAGATCCAAATACTCCAGCAACACTGGAATTCAATGGTGAAAAAAATAGGAAATGGATTTCAAATGAAAGTAATGGCGGTCGTCCTGGCTTTTGGAAAGTCGGGCACCTTTTGTTTTATGATACTCCCAGCCGTATTCGTCCCAGTGTTGGGGATGTCATTGATAAAACGATTCCACCACGAAGTTCATTTTATTTGGGCGCTGTTATTTCTGGAAGCGATCTTTTACAAAATGTTTCAGGTGAGGCTGCAGGGCTTTTTAATATGACTGAACCAGACAGCGGGGATGCGATCCCGAGCCTTGACGGTTTTTTAAGAAATGTACCTTCTGTGGGGGGCGGTCAGACGGTGGTGCGTGTGCGTGCTGCTAGACTTGTAAAGTATTACATCGAACCTGATACGAAAAAAAATGCAGATCTTTATAAGCTTGCTCCAGCGAATTTTTTTATGGCGGAGTATCGCGATGGTCAGTTTGAAAAGCCCACATTGCTTGCTGACGGTGTGGGGCGAGTTTTGTTTCGTCGTGATTCAGTGGTCAAAAAAATGATTTACTTCAAAATTGAAAAAGCAGAGTTGAAATAG
- a CDS encoding EF-hand domain-containing protein has translation MKKSICLIAIVAWYSAVAHADQASVVTVGKDVPMAVNSVSTGESLSGAPASGTVTRSGKSTMTVRLINSCFATNLRAVSNPLAKSSLINADIDIMVGGTKYHLFAEYPAALVGAGGSGVPASGTVSNFNASKASVDPVGGTVSAFGNIVEFRTKIPTAVTVDNEANITISKDSVSLGKMSFLQTVQDCNAGPVFGDYGWSSKMPTYKCGAFMGKDGDITATFGGFNVAPDRSLVELFISFPGETGFCGGFWSPLMVFFDDKLPKFNTLSDFPLNPGGKVYWPDAKSPGFFLAMDRDRNGKIDQKDELFGDNNSAINGFESLKKLDSNHDGFIDAKDKDFAKLVLWNDENADGISQPRELTKAGLKLTRISLKYRVSAESLGNAEIRERAKFWYTDSKGKVRAGNIYDIWLAPHIPSRLAETKL, from the coding sequence ATGAAAAAAAGTATTTGCTTGATAGCTATCGTCGCGTGGTATTCCGCAGTTGCTCACGCTGATCAAGCGTCCGTGGTGACGGTCGGTAAAGACGTACCTATGGCGGTCAACTCTGTTTCCACTGGTGAATCCCTATCGGGTGCTCCAGCCTCTGGAACAGTGACTCGTTCGGGAAAAAGCACCATGACAGTTCGCTTGATCAACTCCTGCTTTGCAACGAATTTGCGGGCGGTTTCAAATCCGTTGGCGAAAAGCTCGCTGATTAATGCTGATATCGATATCATGGTGGGTGGTACCAAGTACCATCTGTTTGCAGAATATCCCGCTGCCCTCGTGGGTGCTGGCGGAAGTGGTGTTCCAGCTTCTGGGACCGTGTCGAACTTTAATGCTTCTAAAGCCAGTGTCGATCCTGTCGGGGGGACCGTTTCGGCGTTTGGTAATATTGTCGAATTCAGAACGAAAATACCTACGGCGGTTACCGTTGATAATGAAGCTAATATCACGATTTCGAAAGATTCAGTTTCTTTAGGAAAGATGTCTTTCCTGCAAACGGTTCAAGACTGCAATGCGGGACCTGTGTTTGGTGATTATGGTTGGTCATCTAAAATGCCGACTTATAAATGTGGTGCATTCATGGGGAAAGACGGGGATATAACCGCAACATTTGGTGGTTTTAACGTTGCTCCCGACCGTTCCTTGGTTGAACTTTTCATCAGCTTTCCGGGCGAGACGGGTTTTTGTGGAGGGTTCTGGTCACCGTTGATGGTATTCTTTGATGATAAACTTCCTAAGTTTAATACTCTTTCTGATTTCCCTTTAAACCCAGGGGGAAAAGTCTATTGGCCAGATGCAAAGAGCCCTGGATTTTTTCTGGCGATGGATCGCGATCGCAACGGAAAGATCGATCAAAAGGATGAACTTTTTGGTGATAACAATTCGGCTATTAATGGCTTTGAGTCTTTGAAGAAACTCGATAGCAATCATGATGGTTTCATTGATGCTAAAGACAAAGACTTTGCAAAATTAGTCTTATGGAATGACGAAAATGCAGATGGTATCAGTCAACCTCGGGAACTGACAAAAGCAGGATTGAAACTTACTAGAATTTCTTTGAAATACCGTGTGAGTGCAGAAAGTTTAGGAAACGCGGAAATTCGCGAGCGTGCAAAGTTCTGGTACACCGATTCGAAAGGAAAGGTGCGCGCGGGTAATATTTATGACATTTGGCTTGCACCTCATATTCCGAGCCGTCTTGCAGAAACGAAATTATGA